The following DNA comes from Paenibacillus crassostreae.
ACCTTTACTTCCTGACCTAATTCTCCTAGATACTGAACCAAGTTGTACGTAAAAGAGTCATAGTTATCAAGCACCAATATCATGAAATTTCCTCCTATAAGTTCATTCTATTTACTTGCGGCCGTTTCTTCCTCACTACATAACACTGCCTTAATCATAGCTTTCGCTTTATTGTGGCATTCACGATATTCCCGATATGGATCGGAATCCACTACAATTCCGGCCCCAACTTGAATATATCCTTTACCCTCTATTGCTACCAATGTTCGTATAATAATATTTAATTCCATATTACCATTATAGTCAATCCATCCCATAGACCCCGTGTATGGACCACGACGGACAGGTTCAAGCTCATCAATAATTTCCATTGTCCGAATCTTAGGAGCTCCTGTTATCGTACCTCCCGGAAAAAGAGCTGCAATTACTTCATAAGCATCTTTTCCAGGAGCTAATTTCCCGTCAACTTGGGAGACTAAGTGCATCACATGTGAATAGTATTCGATTGTCATCAGTTCAGGAACATTCACGGATCCATATGCTGCTATACGGCCAATATCATTTCGTTCAAGATCAACTAACATGATATGTTCAGCGCGTTCCTTCTCATTGGATAATAGCTCCGAAGCCATTACTTCGTCTTCATCGTTCGTCTTCCCTCTTCGCCTCGTTCCTGCAATGGGGCGGGCACTTACCTTCTCATCATGTACCTTCACCAGCAATTCAGGTGATCCACTCACAAGAGAGAAGCCTGGTGATCGAAGTAACCCCATATATGGGGAAGGATTCAATATGCGAAGCCATTCATATATTTGCTCTGGTGTAGAATTCAATTCTAGCTCATGCCGAAGCGACAGATTAACTTGAAAGACATCCCCTTGCCGTATATATTCCTGGATACGTTGTACAGCTGTCTCAAAAGACTTCTGTGTAAATTGCGTTGTCATTCCTGGCCACAAGGTTGTAGAAGACTGATCTTTTTGTTGCCAT
Coding sequences within:
- a CDS encoding anthranilate synthase component I family protein — its product is MLPYLVRLKNQTLPFAWTSVWEAASPYTVVLESGKGGRYTYLALNPVSIISGKGDEASITELPSGEMDVVSGAPLELIEQWMSDYRTPHMPIEEGGNYPPFIGGCVGFLGYDVVRSIEKLPSIAEDKLQVPDYMWMRMNEIWIYDHEDQTVYCAVHTPLNKCKNRDPSQLETMYKEAEDKASAMMQLWISLTEADANKDSNAETERNRRLCQLEELEERDQWQQKDQSSTTLWPGMTTQFTQKSFETAVQRIQEYIRQGDVFQVNLSLRHELELNSTPEQIYEWLRILNPSPYMGLLRSPGFSLVSGSPELLVKVHDEKVSARPIAGTRRRGKTNDEDEVMASELLSNEKERAEHIMLVDLERNDIGRIAAYGSVNVPELMTIEYYSHVMHLVSQVDGKLAPGKDAYEVIAALFPGGTITGAPKIRTMEIIDELEPVRRGPYTGSMGWIDYNGNMELNIIIRTLVAIEGKGYIQVGAGIVVDSDPYREYRECHNKAKAMIKAVLCSEEETAASK